Proteins encoded by one window of Salvia splendens isolate huo1 chromosome 7, SspV2, whole genome shotgun sequence:
- the LOC121742723 gene encoding aquaporin TIP2-1-like, with protein sequence MPGIAIGRFDDSFSAATIKAYIAEFISTLLFVFAGVGSAIAFNSLTANAGLDPAGLVAIAVAHAFALFVAVSIAANISGGHVNPAVTFGLVVGGQLTVITGLFYWIAQLLGAVVGSYLLSFVTGGLAIPIHGVGAGVGAIQGVVFEIIITFGLVYTVYATAVDPKKGSLGTIAPIAIGFVVGANILAAGPFSGGSMNPARSFGPAVASGDFTGHWIYWVGPLIGGGLAGLVYSNTYIHHEHAPLATDF encoded by the exons atgccAGGAATCGCTATCGGCCGCTTCGATGACTCGTTCAGCGCCGCCACCATCAAGGCGTACATCGCTGAGTTTATCTCCACCTTGCTCTTCGTCTTCGCCGGCGTTGGCTCTGCCATTGCTTTCA ACAGTTTGACGGCCAACGCGGGCCTGGACCCGGCTGGGCTTGTGGCGATCGCTGTGGCCCACGCATTCGCTCTCTTCGTGGCTGTCTCTATCGCCGCTAACATCTCCGGTGGACACGTCAACCCTGCCGTCACATTCGGCCTGGTCGTCGGCGGCCAGCTTACCGTCATCACCGGACTTTTCTACTGGATTGCTCAGCTTTTGGGAGCCGTTGTTGGTTCATACCTCCTCTCTTTCGTCACCGGTGGCTTG GCTATTCCGATCCACGGTGTGGGAGCGGGAGTGGGAGCGATCCAGGGAGTGGTGTTCGAGATCATCATCACATTCGGGCTGGTGTACACTGTGTACGCGACTGCAGTGGACCCGAAGAAGGGGTCATTGGGAACAATCGCCCCCATCGCCATCGGTTTCGTCGTGGGTGCCAACATCTTGGCTGCCGGCCCGTTCTCCGGAGGCTCCATGAACCCGGCCCGCTCCTTCGGCCCAGCAGTTGCCAGCGGCGACTTCACCGGCCACTGGATCTACTGGGTGGGCCCACTCATCGGAGGCGGCCTCGCCGGGCTCGTCTACAGCAACACTTACATCCACCACGAGCATGCACCACTTGCTACTGATTTCTAG
- the LOC121810417 gene encoding wall-associated receptor kinase 4-like — translation MVCQVCLLPLAIILVLLPPQPTLSNSISRPGCPDRCGNLPIPFPFGVGSDCSLDPSFNISCYNYSNSPTPFLTSILTVLWPELIEINEFQVRIKLTYPVWSCYTETGIDWMDGGFVVSYDISGGQYTFSDGNRVIAIGCDDAVAFNGTANGRNFAGGCTAVCDSNNGSAAICPDGSDASELGNGCCQTPIPKGTNRIELRVYDAHQIWRRGRKFSTAATPF, via the exons ATGGTTTGTCAAGTCTGTCTCCTCCCTCTGGCTATAATCTTGGTCCTCCTTCCACCACAACCGACACTTTCCAATTCAATCAGCCGGCCCGGCTGCCCCGACCGGTGTGGAAATTTACCGATACCATTTCCGTTCGGAGTCGGGTCGGATTGCTCTTTAGATCCATCATTCAACATAAGTTGCTATAATTATTCCAATTCTCCAACACCTTTCCTCACTAGTATTCTCACGGTACTGTGGCCAGAGCTGATTGAAATAAACGAATTTCAAGTTCGGATTAAGTTAACCTACCCAGTTTGGTCTTGCTACACCGAAACTGGAATAGATTGGATGGATGGAGGGTTTGTAGTGAGTTACGATATTAGTGGAGGTCAGTACACGTTCTCTGATGGGAACCGGGTTATTGCTATCGGCTGCGACGACGCTGTGGCGTTCAACGGAACAGCCAACGGCCGGAACTTCGCCGGTGGGTGCACAGCTGTTTGTGACAGCAACAATGGTTCAGCTGCGATTTGTCCAGATGGTAGTGACGCCAGTGAGCTCGGTAACGGCTGTTGCCAGACGCCTATTCCTAAAG GCACAAATAGAATTGAACTAAGAGTATATGATGCACACCAAATTTGGAGGCGAGGCAGAAAGTTTTCAACTGCGGCTACGCCTTTCTAG